One window from the genome of Hoplias malabaricus isolate fHopMal1 chromosome X2, fHopMal1.hap1, whole genome shotgun sequence encodes:
- the LOC136677345 gene encoding natterin-3-like → MRAALSLVLVLLQLCISPLLSIPTPVFSSAEKVHLNPDLEDVVPPLDAWTPVEHSETPQELVSEEESSPFMFEDNVSLKWVSWNGSLPNGAAGIYNGYTGRLDYICKFNCEAGFYTPSKGPYCNYPYADAEYPAPKFEVLVNEDNFEFLEWKADSYGSVPKHSVKTCSKLDIYVGKNKYGLGKVVAKHEAFFLPWEGKEYWYKKYDVLTINRDTYSQHISHVEYAIDQIELFHHPPETIQMAKATNYECNSVEKTVHLEKSSTVEKFWNIGRETRNGTNSIMTGKIPIINPDNVDFTKEQTVSFSEGTKMIETISHSMSVQVLVPPNHSCTVRMDAKRMTADIPFTARLSRTYINGDTHWTTVTGTYDGVKIGEINAVVERCKPIPDAEPCAAESD, encoded by the exons ATGAGGGCGGCACTTTCCTTAGTGTTAGTGCTACTGCAGCTTTGTATATCACCACTGCTCTCAATCCCTACCCCCGTCTTCAGTTCAGCCGAGA AGGTCCATCTAAACCCTGACCTGGAGGATGTAGTCCCTCCTCTTGATGCCTGGACTCCAGTGGAACACTCTGAAACCCCCCAAGAATTAGTCTCTGAAGAAGAATCTTCACCGTTCATGTTTGAGGACAACGTTAGCCTAAAGTGGGTTAGCTGGAATGGCTCACTCCCAAATGGGGCTGCAGGCATCTACAACGGTTACACAGGGCGTCTAGATTACATCTGTAAATTCAACTGTGAGGCTGGGTTCTACACCCCTAGCAAAGGTCCATACTGCAACTACCCTTATGCAGATGCTGAGTATCCTGCCCCTAAGTTTGAGGTCTTGGTCAATGAAGACAACTTCGAGTTCCTAGAGTGGAAAGCAGATTCCTATGGTTCTGTGCCCAAACATTCAGTCAAGACATGCTCCAAACTCGATATCTACGTTGGCAAGAACAAATATGGGTTAGGCAAGGTTGTTGCAAAGCATGAAGCCTTTTTCCTGCCTTGGGAGGGCAAGGAGTATTGGTACAAGAAATATGATGTACTGACCATTAACAGGGACACGTATAGCCAGCATATCTCCCATGTAGAGTATGCCATTGACCAGATTGAGCTGTTCCATCATCCTCCGGAGACCATCCAAATGGCCAAGGCTACCAATTATGAGTGTAACAGTGTTGAAAAGACAGTCCACTTGGAGAAGAGCAGCACAGTGGAGAAGTTCTGGAACATTGGTAGAGAAACTCGTAATGGAACCAACTCAATCATGACAGGGAAAATCCCTATCATCAACCCAGACAATGTGGACTTCACCAAGGAACAGACTGTGAGCTTTTCTGAGGGCACAAAGATGATCGAGACCATCAGCCACTCCATGTCTGTGCAGGTCCTGGTTCCTCCCAATCATTCCTGTACCGTTAGGATGGATGCCAAAAGAATGACTGCTGACATTCCTTTCACAGCCCGCCTGAGTCGGACATACATCAATGGAGACACCCACTGGACAACGGTCACTGGGACATATGACGGAGTGAAAATTGGAGAGATTAACGCTGTGGTGGAACGGTGTAAACCCATCCCTGATGCTGAACCCTGTGCTGCTGAAAGTGACTGA
- the LOC136676276 gene encoding natterin-3-like encodes MKLLAVIALLQLGVLCALSVAIPKKAPSNLKKIVEKTAQAAKPSLLNPLLEGKVPILSNNAPAVGPITPPELQEPVSYSHLFGDNVNLNWTKWEGSLPNGAAGIYNGYTKRTDYICKYNCEAGFYTPSKGPYCNYPYGNREYHAPEFEVLVNVDNFEFVEWHDGSYGSVPDHAVRTCGGVGIFVGKNKYGLGKVVPQFEAFFLPWEGDEYWYKKYQVLAINRNAYSQHISHVEYGIDEVELFHYPPETMRISTVTNNDCQSVTKTVTISKTTDVETTWNIGRSTMLGITAGITAKIPLIGTAGVEFTGEKTFQFNRGTTLVESLSHEVSVQLTVPPNHVCTARMEGRKITADIPFKARLSRTYSNGETQWTSINGIYDGVQIGEVRAVVDRCEPVPDAKPCPSAA; translated from the exons GAAAACTGCACAAGCTGCGAAAC CATCTCTTCTAAACCCCCTTCTGGAGGGTAAAGTCCCAATTCTCTCCAATAATGCCCCAGCTGTTGGCCCCATAACACCTCCAGAGCTACAAGAGCCAGTGAGTTATTCGCACCTGTTTGGTGACAATGTCAATCTTAACTGGACCAAGTGGGAGGGATCCCTTCCCAATGGTGCTGCTGGGATCTACAATGGATACACCAAGCGCACAGACTACATCTGCAAGTACAACTGTGAAGCGGGTTTCTACACCCCTAGCAAAGGCCCATACTGCAACTACCCTTATGGTAACAGAGAGTACCATGCCCCTGAGTTTGAAGTCCTTGTCAATGTAGATAATTTTGAATTTGTGGAATGGCATGATGGCTCATATGGATCAGTGCCCGACCATGCTGTTAGAACCTGTGGAGGTGTTGGCATCTTTGTAGGCAAAAACAAATATGGACTTGGCAAGGTTGTCCCTCAGTTCGAAGCCTTTTTCCTGCCATGGGAGGGTGATGAGTACTGGTACAAGAAGTATCAAGTCCTGGCCATCAACCGAAATGCCTACAGCCAGCATATCTCCCACGTAGAGTATGGTATTGATGAAGTAGAACTGTTCCATTACCCACCGGAGACCATGAGGATCTCCACCGTCACAAATAACGACTGCCAATCTGTGACTAAGACAGTGACTATTTCTAAGACCACAGATGTGGAGACCACCTGGAACATCGGCCGCTCCACCATGCTTGGAATCACTGCGGGAATCACTGCCAAGATCCCTCTGATTGGCACTGCTGGAGTGGAGTTCACCGGAGAGAAGACCTTTCAGTTTAACCGAGGTACCACCCTAGTAGAATCACTCAGCCATGAGGTCTCAGTGCAGCTCACAGTTCCTCCCAACCACGTCTGCACTGCCCGCATGGAGGGCCGCAAGATCACTGCTGACATACCATTCAAGGCCAGACTCAGCCGGACGTACTCAAATGGAGAGACCCAGTGGACCTCCATCAACGGCATCTACGATGGAGTACAGATTGGAGAGGTCAGAGCAGTTGTGGACCGCTGTGAGCCAGTTCCAGATGCCAAGCCATGTCCATCAGCTGCATAG